The Coffea eugenioides isolate CCC68of chromosome 8, Ceug_1.0, whole genome shotgun sequence genome has a segment encoding these proteins:
- the LOC113781228 gene encoding stamen-specific protein FIL1-like: MGEFRSCFVSIIIKILLLLCLSAKRASAAPSEAQCRLERKLGINACKPVVYGKPPSADCCERVRVTDIECVCPVITPKLAALIDLNRAIRLVEGCGRRVPRHFKCGSITTP, encoded by the exons ATGGGAGAATTTAGATCGTGTTTTGTGAGCATCATCATCAAGATCTTGCTCCTCCTTTGTTTGAGTGCGAAAAGGGCTAGTGCAGCACCAAGTGAGGCACAATGCAGGCTGGAAAGGAAGCTTGGGATTAATGCCTGCAAGCCTGTTGTGTATGGAAAGCCTCCTTCAGCTGATTGTTGTGAGCGTGTTAGAGTCACTGATATTGAGTGTGTTTGCCCTGTTATCACTCCCAAGTTGGCTGCCCTTATCGACCTCAATCGAGCTATTCGCCTTGTTGAAGGTTGCGGAAGGAGGGTCCCTCGTCACTTCAAGTGTGGAA GTATCACCACACCCTGA
- the LOC113780819 gene encoding uncharacterized protein LOC113780819, whose protein sequence is MGNKCLGMMAVLFLALLSSGTTICDAECKKERGIGMKACKPVAYGRFPSPKCCETIRNTHPECVCPYITPQVAAQIHVERAIKLAEACGKNIFRPFHCGSLVIPNKRSSLDWLRTFILQQKMVPKSLRDNVLCSFMISVFLICN, encoded by the exons ATGGGAAACAAGTGTTTGGGCATGATGGCTGTGTTATTTCTGGCGCTTTTAAGTAGTGGAACAACCATTTGTGATGCAGAGTGCAAGAAGGAGAGGGGAATTGGGATGAAAGCTTGTAAGCCTGTTGCCTATGGACGTTTTCCTTCACCCAAGTGTTGTGAGACCATTAGAAACACTCATCCTGAATGTGTCTGCCCTTATATCACACCTCAAGTGGCTGCCCAAATTCATGTTGAGAGAGCAATAAAGCTTGCTGAAGCCTgtggaaaaaatatttttcgtCCCTTTCACTGTGGAA GTCTCGTAATACCTAACAAGAGGAGTAGCCTGGATTGGTTGAGAACTTTTATTCTCCAGCAAAAAATGGTTCCTAAATCTCTTAGAGATAATGTTCTATGCAGTTTTATGATTTCTGTTTTTCTGATTTGCAATTAA
- the LOC113779249 gene encoding uncharacterized protein LOC113779249, whose amino-acid sequence MGRKPIDSEPNRWGSMILLFLGLVSCTVVYVFTSSVFRPAETSEIESLTSLEVQSGNLDGEDSGQCCTGIPNLELWGPAVKWGTDFKFNSAGECCRACKAMCTGNDGPCLCDSWVFCGNKQACGSKFGECWLKKQKDTLAPDRHERGDKTMWTSGLVFGKGEGIIGMETDYGTLHIKLLPECSPHSVLYIFELLSLKHCAGCELYRAETRVQSWDSHGNHIKDASFGPPFALIQGTLNAQGTAFEKLPGEFCPTVRRGSVAWVGSGPEFFISLANHVEWKKSYTVFGYVLPEDMEIAEKIAQLPTKSDVWNNIKVAVLEKPVSLLIRRMKNSQEDLNQSAK is encoded by the exons ATGGGTAGGAAGCCAATTGACTCGGAACCCAACAGATGGGGCTCCATGATCCTCCTTTTTCTGGGGCTGGTCTCGTGTACTGTGGTCTACGTGTTCACGTCATCGGTGTTCAGACCTGCTGAGACTTCAGAAATTGAATCTTTGACAAGTTTGGAGGTGCAAAGTGGGAATCTTGATGGTGAAGATAGCGGTCAATGTTGTACTGGGATCCCAAATCTGGAGCTCTGGGGGCCTGCCGTGAAGTGGGGTACGGATTTCAAGTTCAATTCTGCTGGGGAGTGTTGTAGGGCCTGCAAAGCAATGTGTACTGGCAATGATGGGCCTTGTTTGTGTGATTCTTGGGTTTTTTGTGGGAATAAACAGGCGTGTGGATCAAAATTCGGTGAG TGCTGGTTGAAGAAACAGAAAGATACTCTGGCCCCTGATCGACATGAGAGGGGGGACAAAACGATGTGGACTTCTGGCCTTGTTTTTGGAAAAGGAGAA GGCATAATTGGCATGGAAACTGATTATGGAACTCTTCACATAAAG CTTTTGCCTGAATGTTCACCGCATTCAGTTCTCTACATCTTCGAGTTGTTATCGTTGAAACACTGTGCAGGCTGCGAGCTTTATCGTGCTGAAACTCGGGTTCAGTCTTGGGATTCACATGGAAACCACATAAAAGAT GCTTCCTTTGGTCCTCCATTCGCACTGATTCAAGGAACTCTTAATGCCCAAGGAACGGCTTTTGAGAAGCTGCCAGGTGAATTCTGTCCAACAGTAAGACGGGGATCTGTGGCATGGGTTGGTTCTGGCCCTGAATTCTTTATAAGCCTAGCAAACCATGTGGAGTGGAAAAAATCCTATACTGTATTTGGATATGTACTCCCCGAGGACATGGAAATTGCTGAGAAAATTGCTCAGCTTCCCACAAAATCTGATGTCTGGAACAATATTAAGGTGGCAGTCTTGGAGAAGCCTGTATCTTTGTTGATACGAAGAATGAAGAACAGTCAAGAGGACCTAAACCAGAGCGCTAAGTAG
- the LOC113780820 gene encoding flavonoid 3'-monooxygenase-like has product MFQFFVNTFSNTASISANLNDQDARLFLSSAICGLTLIWFAFMFTKKSNKKQPPLPPGPKPLPLVGNLLSLDPELPAYFTNLSRTYGPIMTFWLGKKAGIVISTPRLVREVLKDQDTTFANRDVPAAAREIAYGGSDIVWTPYGPEWRMLRKVCVREMLSCATLDTVYALRRNELRQMIKYVHSQAGKQVNVGEQLFLSVLNVITNMLWGGTVKGDERAGVGAEFRKVITEITGFLGMPNLSDFYPGLARFDLQGIQKKSKVLAQRFDAIFEKMIAQRRLNDNGSESKDFLQFLLQLKGQGDARTPLTMTHIKALLMDMVVGGSDTTSNTVEFALAEMMNKPEVLRKVQEEVDRVVGKNRVVEESDIPNLPYLYAVMKEQLRLHPALPLLVPHCPSETCIVGGYTIPKGARVFINVWAIHRDPSIWENPSDFRPERFIDSKWDYSGNDFNYFPFGSGRRICAGTAMAERMFMFSLASLVHSFDWKMADGDNIDLAEKFGIVLKKKTPLVAIPTPRLSDASLYT; this is encoded by the exons ATGTTTCAATTTTTCGTTAATACCTTCTCCAATACTGCTAGCATCTCTGCTAATCTAAATGATCAAGACGCTCGTCTATTTTTGTCTTCTGCAATTTGTGGGCTTACCTTAATATGGTTTGCATTTATGTTTACCAAGAAATCAAACAAGAAACAGCCACCATTGCCACCAGGACCTAAACCATTGCCTCTAGTGGGAAATCTCTTGTCCCTTGATCCTGAACTTCCCGCATACTTCACAAACTTGTCCAGAACCTATGGTCCAATCATGACTTTTTGGCTTGGCAAAAAGGCAGGAATTGTCATTAGCACTCCCAGATTGGTGAGGGAAGTGCTAAAGGATCAAGACACCACATTTGCCAACCGGGATGTGCCCGCGGCCGCCAGGGAAATCGCTTACGGTGGCTCAGACATTGTCTGGACACCATATGGACCGGAGTGGAGGATGCTGAGGAAGGTTTGCGTTCGTGAAATGTTGAGTTGTGCTACTTTAGACACCGTTTACGCCCTCAGGCGCAATGAACTTCGACAGATGATCAAGTACGTTCACAGCCAAGCTGGAAAACAAGTAAATGTGGGTGAGCAACTTTTTCTGAGTGTGTTAAACGTGATTACTAACATGTTGTGGGGTGGTACAGTGAAAGGAGATGAGAGGGCCGGTGTTGGAGCCGAGTTCAGGAAAGTGATTACTGAGATCACTGGATTTCTGGGAATGCCTAATCTGTCAGATTTTTATCCTGGTTTGGCTAGATTTGATCTGCAAGGTATCCAGAAAAAGAGCAAGGTTTTGGCTCAGAGGTTTGATGCAATATTTGAGAAGATGATAGCGCAAAGGCGACTCAATGATAATGGGAGCGAAAGCAAGGACTTTTTGCAGTTCTTGCTGCAGCTGAAAGGTCAAGGAGATGCCAGGACGCCTCTTACAATGACTCACATTAAAGCTTTACTCATG GATATGGTGGTGGGAGGGAGTGACACGACCTCGAACACGGTCGAATTCGCATTGGCTGAGATGATGAACAAACCAGAAGTTCTGAGAAAAGTTCAAGAAGAGGTTGACAGAGTAGTAGGCAAAAACAGGGTGGTTGAAGAGTCTGATATCCCAAACCTCCCATACTTATATGCAGTCATGAAAGAACAACTGCGTTTGCATCCAGCCCTTCCACTTCTGGTGCCTCATTGCCCCAGCGAGACGTGCATCGTTGGAGGCTACACAATCCCAAAAGGTGCTCGAGTTTTCATCAATGTCTGGGCTATTCATAGGGACCCTAGTATATGGGAAAACCCTTCTGATTTTCGGCCTGAAAGATTTATCGATAGCAAGTGGGATTATAGCGGAAATGATTTTAATTATTTCCCCTTTGGATCTGGACGAAGGATTTGTGCAGGAACAGCTATGGCTGAGAGGATGTTCATGTTTTCACTTGCTTCCTTGGTCCATTCTTTTGACTGGAAAATGGCTGATGGTGACAACATAGACCTGGCTGAGAAGTTTGGAAttgtattaaagaagaaaacgCCTTTGGTCGCTATTCCAACCCCAAGATTGTCTGATGCATCTCTATATACCTGA
- the LOC113779714 gene encoding uncharacterized protein LOC113779714 isoform X1, translating to MSSLFHAYFSALLPKACQVVVRSAVCGFSSPSWKRSFQYVGIRAANLEHLLTRIRCQCYSSKSSTTKKKKSAKKSVMKEDREAFFVVRKGDVVGVYKSLSDCQAQVGSSICDPPVSVYKGHAMPKDAEKYLQSCGLKNALYSFKAEDFTEGLFGPLSPCHSYQLPSSSRGETSSELVSRKRPHDAIWSGSGRSCTLEFDGASKGNPGQAGAGVILRADDGSLSCRLREGLGTVTCNAAEYRAIILGLRYALDKGFSSIRVRGDSKLVCMQIQGLWKVKNHKIAILYEEAKKLKDKFMSFQIFHVLRDSNSEADEQANLAVELADGQIEEEEIDK from the exons ATGAGCAGCTtgtttcatgcatatttttcggCGTTGTTACCAAAGGCTTGCCAGGTTGTTGTGAGGAGTGCAGTTTGTGGATTTTCGTCGCCCTCATGGAAAAGAAGCTTTCAGTATGTAGGTATTAGAGCTGCTAATTTGGAACATTTGTTGACGCGAATTCGCTGCCAGTGCTATTCATCTAAGAGTTCTACAACTAAAAAGAAGAAGTCTGCAAAGAAATCGGTGATGAAGGAAGATAGGGAGGCGTTCTTTGTAGTGAGGAAAGGGGATGTTGTTGGTGTCTACAAGAGTTTGAGTGATTGTCAGGCTCAAGTTGGATCCTCG ATATGTGATCCTCCTGTAAGTGTATATAAAGGTCATGCTATGCCCAAGGATGCAGAGAAATACCTTCAATCTTGTGGCCTTAAAAATgctctttattcttttaaagctGAAGATTTTACTGAAGGACTTTTTGGCCCTCTTTCACCATGCCACTCTTATCAG CTTCCTTCTTCTTCTAGAGGTGAAACATCTAGCGAGCTTGTGTCCAGGAAGAGGCCACATGATGCAATATGGTCTGGATCTGGG CGGTCTTGCACTCTAGAGTTTGATGGTGCATCAAAAGGAAATCCGGGGCAGGCTGGTGCAGGAGTTATACTCCGGGCTGATGATGGAAGCTTG AGTTGTAGGTTACGCGAAGGTTTAGGCACAGTGACCTGTAATGCTGCTGAATATCGAGCTATAATTTTAGGGCTGAGATATGCATTGGATAAAGGTTTTTCAAGTATTCGTGTTCGGGGTGACTCTAAGCTTGTTTGTATGCAG ATTCAAGGTTTATGGAAGGTAAAAAACCACAAAATCGCCATCTTGTACGAGGAGGCAAAAAAATTGAAGGATAAGTTTATGTCATTTCAGATCTTTCACGTGCTGAGA GACTCGAACTCTGAGGCCGATGAACAGGCAAACTTGGCCGTTGAGCTTGCAG ACGGCCAAATTGAGGAGGAGGAAATTGATAAATAG
- the LOC113779714 gene encoding uncharacterized protein LOC113779714 isoform X2, whose product MSSLFHAYFSALLPKACQVVVRSAVCGFSSPSWKRSFQYVGIRAANLEHLLTRIRCQCYSSKSSTTKKKKSAKKSVMKEDREAFFVVRKGDVVGVYKSLSDCQAQVGSSICDPPVSVYKGHAMPKDAEKYLQSCGLKNALYSFKAEDFTEGLFGPLSPCHSYQLPSSSRGETSSELVSRKRPHDAIWSGSGRSCTLEFDGASKGNPGQAGAGVILRADDGSLSCRLREGLGTVTCNAAEYRAIILGLRYALDKGFSSIRVRGDSKLVCMQDSNSEADEQANLAVELADGQIEEEEIDK is encoded by the exons ATGAGCAGCTtgtttcatgcatatttttcggCGTTGTTACCAAAGGCTTGCCAGGTTGTTGTGAGGAGTGCAGTTTGTGGATTTTCGTCGCCCTCATGGAAAAGAAGCTTTCAGTATGTAGGTATTAGAGCTGCTAATTTGGAACATTTGTTGACGCGAATTCGCTGCCAGTGCTATTCATCTAAGAGTTCTACAACTAAAAAGAAGAAGTCTGCAAAGAAATCGGTGATGAAGGAAGATAGGGAGGCGTTCTTTGTAGTGAGGAAAGGGGATGTTGTTGGTGTCTACAAGAGTTTGAGTGATTGTCAGGCTCAAGTTGGATCCTCG ATATGTGATCCTCCTGTAAGTGTATATAAAGGTCATGCTATGCCCAAGGATGCAGAGAAATACCTTCAATCTTGTGGCCTTAAAAATgctctttattcttttaaagctGAAGATTTTACTGAAGGACTTTTTGGCCCTCTTTCACCATGCCACTCTTATCAG CTTCCTTCTTCTTCTAGAGGTGAAACATCTAGCGAGCTTGTGTCCAGGAAGAGGCCACATGATGCAATATGGTCTGGATCTGGG CGGTCTTGCACTCTAGAGTTTGATGGTGCATCAAAAGGAAATCCGGGGCAGGCTGGTGCAGGAGTTATACTCCGGGCTGATGATGGAAGCTTG AGTTGTAGGTTACGCGAAGGTTTAGGCACAGTGACCTGTAATGCTGCTGAATATCGAGCTATAATTTTAGGGCTGAGATATGCATTGGATAAAGGTTTTTCAAGTATTCGTGTTCGGGGTGACTCTAAGCTTGTTTGTATGCAG GACTCGAACTCTGAGGCCGATGAACAGGCAAACTTGGCCGTTGAGCTTGCAG ACGGCCAAATTGAGGAGGAGGAAATTGATAAATAG
- the LOC113779125 gene encoding DNA repair endonuclease UVH1, whose protein sequence is MVQFHENIITDLLEDPQGGLVILSAGLGLHKLIAALLHLHHPSQGSLLILSAFPSQKTSIIQNYENTLSSSQTPSEITSDLPAHHRLSLYSSGGIFFITTRILIVDLLARRLPTTAVAGIILLNAHSLSDTSTEAFIVRILRSSNRALFVRAFSDRPHAMVSGFAKAERTLKCLFLRKLHLWPRFQVYVSQDLERNPPEVVDIRVPMSPYMIGIQKAVIEVMDACLKEMRKTNKVDVEDLTVENGLFKSFDEIVRRQLDPIWHTLGKKTKQLVSDLKTLRKLLDYLVRYDAVTYLKYLDSLRASESFRSVWIFAESSYKIFDLAKKRVFRFGRLDGGKYVGQSKTTATKKRKLEDSNSEKEVVGASADNGAVLQEVLEEPPKWKVLLDILQEIQEERQRKSLSGEELITEDCAYDNGIVLVACKDEHSCMQLEDCINKGSHKVMQEEWKKYLLSKVELRALPKCNKKKAKEPKGFGILDGVIPSASGQKAEISSISRLEHEALLAAASEINKQTEKNNAAEDELQTCEGSEGHKRARRKGKNKKTLVKPGKSDKKSARKSKSEACSSEDDDQKNQCTSTAAGGLIEQPNEVTSSKKWLLQKHCQGFDAEQPIKNKQFPPVHFHPLDTDQHILDILQPSVIVVYHPDMVFVRQIEIYKAENPSKVIKVYFLFYEESTEVQKFEASIRRENGAFESLIRQKSMMMIPVDHDISLALDSSAEPQSIIAQNLITRKAGGRKEVDKETQVIVDMREFMSSLPNVLHQKGMRIVPVTLEVGDYILSPLICVERKSIQDLFGSFASGRLYHQVEMMARYYRIPVLLIEFSQDKSFSFQSASDIGDDVTPNNIISKLSLLALHFPRLRIVWSRSLHATAEIFASLKANQDEPDEAKAIRVGVPSEEGIVENDVRAENYNTAAVEFLRRLPGVTDSNYRAIMDACNSLAELALVPVERLVDLMGGHKAAKSLRDFLDAKYPTLI, encoded by the exons ATGGTACAATTCCACGAGAACATAATTACAGACCTTCTGGAAGACCCTCAAGGTGGCTTAGTAATCCTCTCCGCCGGGCTTGGTCTCCACAAGCTAATTGCCGCCCtcctccacctccaccaccCATCTCAAGGCTCGCTCTTAATCCTATCCGCCTTCCCGTCCCAGAAAACCTCCATCATCCAAAATTATGAGAATACCCTTTCCTCTTCACAAACCCCGTCCGAAATCACCTCCGACCTCCCAGCCCACCATCGCCTCTCCCTCTACTCCTCCGGCGGCATCTTTTTCATCACCACTAGGATTCTTATCGTTGACCTGCTCGCCCGCCGTCTTCCTACCACCGCCGTCGCTGGAATTATACTCCTGAATGCCCATTCTCTCTCTGATACTTCCACTGAGGCCTTTATTGTTAGGATTCTTCGGTCTTCAAACCGAGCCCTCTTCGTTCGGGCCTTCTCCGACCGGCCCCATGCCATGGTTTCGGGCTTTGCTAAAGCTGAACGGACACTTAAGTGTCTTTTCCTCAGAAAACTCCACCTCTGGCCCAGGTTTCAG GTGTATGTTTCACAAGATTTGGAGAGGAATCCACCTGAAGTTGTGGACATAAGGGTGCCGATGTCACCCTACATGATTGGGATTCAGAAGGCAGTGATTGAGGTGATGGATGCATGTCTGAAGGAAATGAGGAAAACTAACAAAGTTGATGTGGAGGATTTGACGGTGGAGAATGGGTTGTTCAAGTCATTCGATGAGATAGTAAGAAGGCAATTGGACCCTATTTGGCATACGTTagggaaaaaaacaaaacagCTTGTTTCAGATTTGAAGACGTTGAGGAAACTTTTGGATTACCTTGTCAG GTATGATGCtgtgacttatttgaaataTCTAGATTCACTCAGAGCATCAGAGAGTTTTCGGTCAGTTTGGATATTTGCGGAATCTAGCTACAAGATTTTTGATTTGGCAAAAAAGCGGGTTTTTCGTTTTGGGAGGTTAGATGGTGGGAAATATGTTGGGCAAAGTAAGACTACAGCAACCAAGAAGAGAAAGCTAGAAGACAGCAACAGCGAGAAAGAAG TAGTGGGAGCAAGTGCAGATAATGGTGCTGTTTTACAGGAAGTCCTGGAGGAGCCACCAAAATGGAAGGTGTTGCTT GACATACTTCAAGAGATACAAGAAGAAAGACAGAGGAAATCTTTGTCTGGGGAGGAGCTAATTACAGAAGATTGTGCGTATGATAATGGAATTGTTTTAGTAGCATGCAAAGATGAGCACTCTTGTATGCAGCTTGAGGATTGCATCAATAAGGGCTCCCACAAG GTTATGCAGGAGGAATGGAAAAAATATTTGCTTAGCAAAGTAGAGCTGCGCGCTTTACCAAAATGCaataaaaagaaagcaaaagaaccTAAAGGTTTTGGAATACTTGATGGAGTCATTCCTTCAGCATCTGGACAAAAAGCGGAGATTAGTAGCATAAGCAGGCTGGAGCATGAGGCGCTGCTAGCAGCAGCATCTGAAATTAATAAACAAACCGAAAAGAATAATGCTGCTGAGGATGAACTTCAAACATGCGAGGGTAGTGAAGGACACAAGAGAGCAAGACGGAaaggaaagaacaagaaaaCATTAGTAAAGCCTGGTAAAAGTGACAAGAAGTCTGCAAGAAAGAGTAAATCTGAAGCATGTTCTTCTGAAGATGATGACCAAAAAAATCAATGCACTTCAACAGCTGCTGGTGGTTTAATTGAACAGCCTAATGAAGTTACATCTTCCAAGAAATGGTTGCTTCAAAAGCATTGTCAAGGGTTTGATGCTGAACAGCCGATTAAAAATAAGCAGTTTCCACCAGTGCATTTCCATCCCTTAGATACTGATCAGCATATACTTGACATTTTGCAGCCATCTGTCATTGTTGTATACCATCCTGACATGGTTTTTGTCAGACAGATTGAAATATATAAAGCTGAAAATCCCTCAAAAGTAATAAAAGTGTATTTTCTTTTCTATGAGGAATCTACTGAGGTGCAAAAGTTTGAGGCAAGTATACGTAGAGAGAATGGAGCATTTGAATCCCTTATTAGGCAGAAATCAATGATGATGATTCCTGTTGATCAT GATATATCTCTAGCGCTGGATTCTTCTGCTGAGCCTCAGTCTATAATTGCCCAAAATTTGATTACTCGAAAGGCAGGTGGAAGAAAGGAAGTTGATAAGGAAACTCAG GTTATAGTGGATATGAGGGAATTCATGAGCAGCCTCCCCAATGTATTGCACCAAAAAGGCATGCGCATAGTCCCTGTGACACTGGAAGTTGGAGATTATATCCTGTCACCCTTGATATGTGTTGAAAGAAAAAGCATACAAGatctttttggtagttttgcaTCTGGTCGTCTTTACCACCAGGTGGAAATGATGGCCCGCTATTACCGGATTCCAGTTCTACTGATTGAGTTTTCACAAGAcaaaagcttttcatttcag TCTGCTAGTGATATTGGTGATGATGTTACGCCAAATAACATCATATCTAAGCTGTCTTTGCTTGCTCTCCATTTCCCTCGTCTTCGCATTGTCTGGTCTCGCAGTTTGCATGCTACTGCAGAGATATTTGCTTCTTTGAAGGCAAATCAGGATGAACCTGATGAGGCCAAAGCAATTAGAGTTGGTGTACCGTCAGAAGAGGGTATTGTGGAAAATGATGTCAG AGCTGAGAATTACAATACGGCAGCAGTGGAGTTCCTGAGGCGGCTCCCAGGTGTGACAGATTCCAACTACAGAGCTATAATGGATGCTTGTAATAGCTTGGCAGAACTTGCCCTTGTTCCGGTGGAGAGGCTAGTGGATTTAATGGGAGGTCACAAAGCTGCTAAATCATTGAGAGATTTTCTAGATGCTAAATATCCAACCTTGATCTAA
- the LOC113779648 gene encoding thioredoxin-like protein CITRX, chloroplastic isoform X1, with protein sequence MHSALSSSSSFHAPPRLGPSGMNVLQTHYSSSFFFNPIPNRNPISTANGPSLLSTQQPSRKLLCIPPAGKYVREDYLVKKLSAKEVQDLVKGERNVPLIIDFYATWCGPCILMAQELEMLAVEYENNVLIVKVDTDNEYEFARDMQVRGLPTLYFISPDPRKDAIRTEGLIPIQMMRDIIENEI encoded by the exons ATGCACTCtgctctctcttcttcttcttcctttcatGCTCCGCCACGTCTTGGTCCCTCTGGCATGAATGTACTACAAACCCATTACTCCAGCTCTTTCTTCTTCAACCCCATCCCCAACAGAAATCCCATCTCCACAGCCAACGGGCCCTCTTTGCTTTCAACTCAACAGCCATCAAgaaagttgctttgcataccaCCTGCTGGCAAGTATGTCAGAGAGGATTATCTTGTG AAAAAATTGTCTGCTAAAGAAGTTCAAGATCTGGTGAAGGGGGAGAGAAATGTACCACTAATAATCGATTTCTACGCAACATGGTGTGGTCCCTGTATTTTGATGGCTCAAGAACTTGAAATG CTTGCCGTAGAATATGAAAACAATGTGCTGATTGTGAAGGTCGATACAGATAATGAATATGAATTTGCCCGTGACATGCAG GTTCGTGGGTTACCGACATTATATTTCATCAGTCCAGATCCGCGCAAAGATGCAATAAGAACTGAGGGGCTCATCCCTATACAGATGATGCGGGATATTATTGAGAACGAAATTTGA
- the LOC113779648 gene encoding thioredoxin-like protein CITRX, chloroplastic isoform X2: MHSALSSSSSFHAPPRLGPSGMNVLQTHYSSSFFFNPIPNRNPISTANGPSLLSTQQPSRKLLCIPPAGKYVREDYLVLAVEYENNVLIVKVDTDNEYEFARDMQVRGLPTLYFISPDPRKDAIRTEGLIPIQMMRDIIENEI, encoded by the exons ATGCACTCtgctctctcttcttcttcttcctttcatGCTCCGCCACGTCTTGGTCCCTCTGGCATGAATGTACTACAAACCCATTACTCCAGCTCTTTCTTCTTCAACCCCATCCCCAACAGAAATCCCATCTCCACAGCCAACGGGCCCTCTTTGCTTTCAACTCAACAGCCATCAAgaaagttgctttgcataccaCCTGCTGGCAAGTATGTCAGAGAGGATTATCTTGTG CTTGCCGTAGAATATGAAAACAATGTGCTGATTGTGAAGGTCGATACAGATAATGAATATGAATTTGCCCGTGACATGCAG GTTCGTGGGTTACCGACATTATATTTCATCAGTCCAGATCCGCGCAAAGATGCAATAAGAACTGAGGGGCTCATCCCTATACAGATGATGCGGGATATTATTGAGAACGAAATTTGA